One window of Mesorhizobium sp. WSM4904 genomic DNA carries:
- a CDS encoding DUF882 domain-containing protein, whose product MSVWPRWLTFVILAVGFLSAAASGAKAEVRSLKLYHLHTHEKAEIVYKRNGRYDSEGLRKINIILRDWRRNEPTKMDPRLLDLVWEAYRESGATDYIQVVCGYRSPATNSMLRSRSRGVAEKSQHMLGKAMDFYIPGVPLKKLRNIGLKMQGGGVGYYPRSGSPFVHMDVGNVRHWPGISRQELVSLFPNGKTLHVPSDGRPLPGYEQALAAYKARRGAGTPNIELASAGGSTKRSGGLFAAWFGGGEDEADDSADVASAEPAPQPKAVKQVATAKSSNLPGIAIVAPRDAKRANIPQIADDSTDDSQQPQQDTPETIIAALPPKEIPVPAFAPRPKVDVGQQTPENMPFAVADASATTEQAVATAHAPVNVPFGMADAAGAAQAAADPAQVAVNNIPLPTWRPDRSTPAELATKDKNVLLALAETASQDKSATDAFSVLPTARPDTSKPDEIKAVLEQASATTVAGASGAEYEVASLTAPEPRSAFNDPSGLDAASPRQAIAARPAGTDPVQAIGGGVKTTHKEAKPSANDLRPGPKAMVVATPPQAARWALGSGENIATVSDPTTAPRYAYNIVHTPPSEVYTAGFQTDPQTPDASRFTGNAVKFLSVARFQTK is encoded by the coding sequence ATGAGCGTCTGGCCGAGGTGGCTGACGTTTGTGATTTTGGCCGTCGGGTTCCTCTCGGCAGCGGCCTCCGGAGCGAAGGCCGAAGTCCGTTCGCTTAAGCTCTATCACCTGCATACGCACGAAAAGGCCGAGATCGTCTACAAGCGCAATGGCCGCTACGATTCCGAAGGCCTGCGCAAGATCAACATCATCCTGCGCGACTGGCGCCGCAACGAGCCGACCAAGATGGATCCTCGGCTGCTCGACCTGGTGTGGGAAGCTTACCGCGAGAGCGGCGCGACCGACTATATCCAGGTCGTCTGCGGTTATCGCTCTCCGGCCACGAACTCGATGCTACGCAGCCGCAGCCGCGGCGTCGCCGAAAAAAGCCAGCACATGCTCGGCAAGGCGATGGATTTCTACATTCCCGGCGTGCCGCTGAAGAAGCTGCGCAATATCGGCCTCAAGATGCAAGGCGGCGGCGTCGGCTACTATCCGAGGTCCGGCTCGCCGTTCGTCCACATGGATGTCGGCAATGTCCGCCACTGGCCGGGCATCAGCCGCCAGGAACTGGTCAGCCTGTTCCCGAACGGCAAGACGCTGCATGTGCCGAGCGACGGCCGGCCGCTGCCGGGCTATGAACAGGCCTTGGCCGCCTATAAGGCACGCAGGGGCGCCGGCACCCCCAACATCGAACTGGCCAGCGCAGGCGGTTCGACCAAGCGCTCCGGCGGATTGTTTGCGGCCTGGTTTGGAGGCGGCGAAGACGAGGCTGACGACAGCGCCGATGTCGCCAGCGCCGAGCCCGCGCCGCAGCCGAAGGCCGTGAAGCAGGTGGCGACGGCCAAGAGCAGCAACCTGCCGGGCATCGCGATCGTCGCGCCGCGAGACGCCAAGCGCGCCAACATCCCGCAGATCGCGGATGACAGCACCGACGATTCGCAGCAGCCGCAGCAGGACACGCCTGAAACCATCATCGCCGCGTTGCCGCCGAAGGAGATTCCGGTCCCTGCTTTCGCGCCGCGGCCGAAGGTCGATGTCGGCCAGCAGACGCCTGAAAACATGCCGTTCGCCGTGGCGGACGCCTCGGCCACGACCGAGCAGGCGGTGGCAACGGCGCATGCCCCGGTCAATGTGCCGTTCGGCATGGCCGACGCCGCCGGCGCGGCACAGGCCGCGGCCGATCCCGCGCAGGTGGCGGTCAACAACATCCCGCTGCCGACTTGGCGTCCCGACCGCTCGACGCCGGCCGAATTGGCGACCAAGGACAAGAACGTCTTGCTGGCGCTGGCGGAAACGGCCTCGCAGGACAAGAGCGCGACCGATGCCTTCTCGGTGCTGCCGACCGCACGGCCCGACACAAGCAAGCCGGATGAGATCAAGGCTGTGCTCGAACAGGCCAGCGCAACAACCGTGGCCGGCGCGAGCGGCGCCGAATATGAGGTCGCTTCGCTGACGGCGCCGGAGCCGCGCTCGGCGTTCAACGATCCGTCGGGCCTCGATGCGGCTTCGCCGCGTCAAGCCATCGCAGCCCGCCCGGCCGGCACCGATCCGGTGCAGGCGATCGGCGGCGGCGTGAAGACGACGCACAAGGAGGCCAAGCCTTCCGCCAACGACCTGCGGCCGGGGCCGAAGGCGATGGTGGTGGCGACGCCGCCGCAGGCAGCGCGCTGGGCGCTGGGCAGTGGTGAGAACATAGCCACCGTTTCCGATCCGACGACGGCGCCGCGCTATGCCTATAACATCGTTCATACGCCACCGAGCGAGGTCTACACGGCTGGCTTCCAGACAGACCCCCAGACGCCGGATGCCAGCCGGTTCACCGGCAACGCGGTGAAGTTCCTTTCGGTCGCCCGCTTCCAGACGAAATAG
- a CDS encoding AraC family transcriptional regulator, with product MNEALQELIAIAGRHARGRRTRTAVPRVTIGRSEAPTPPLPELCQPTALVVLQGTKSVLIGDRTLRYGAGSCFVYAVETPATSQLIEASAAHPYMAIAFSLDMEVIATLLIDHKPAAGGESFATYPADDELLDAWRRMLRLLDRPDEIPVLASMLEREIAFRLLQGPQGAKLRQLARADGRLSQIRRATQWIRAHYNEPIDVTELAALAHMSNAAFHRHFKAATAMSPIQYQKQIRLLEARHLLIAQPGNAARVAFAVGYESASQFSREYARQFGLPPARDAARLLAMGEAPALEVD from the coding sequence ATGAACGAAGCGCTGCAAGAACTGATCGCAATCGCCGGCCGCCACGCGCGTGGACGGCGAACGAGGACGGCCGTTCCTCGCGTCACGATCGGCCGCAGCGAAGCCCCGACGCCGCCGCTGCCAGAGCTTTGTCAGCCGACGGCCTTGGTCGTTCTGCAGGGCACGAAATCGGTGCTGATCGGCGATCGCACGCTTCGCTACGGCGCTGGCAGCTGTTTCGTCTACGCGGTCGAGACGCCCGCCACTAGCCAGTTGATCGAGGCGAGCGCCGCCCATCCTTACATGGCCATCGCCTTCAGCCTCGATATGGAAGTGATCGCCACATTGCTCATCGACCACAAGCCCGCGGCCGGTGGCGAAAGCTTCGCGACCTATCCCGCCGATGACGAGCTGCTCGACGCCTGGCGCCGGATGCTGCGGCTGCTCGACAGGCCGGACGAGATCCCCGTGCTCGCGTCCATGCTTGAGCGGGAGATAGCGTTTCGGCTGCTGCAAGGCCCGCAAGGCGCGAAACTGCGCCAGCTTGCGCGCGCCGACGGACGCCTGTCGCAGATCCGCCGCGCCACCCAATGGATACGCGCGCATTACAACGAGCCGATCGATGTGACGGAGCTGGCCGCGCTCGCCCATATGAGCAACGCCGCGTTCCACCGCCACTTCAAGGCAGCGACGGCCATGAGTCCGATCCAGTATCAGAAGCAGATCCGCCTGCTGGAGGCCCGCCACCTGCTGATCGCACAGCCGGGCAACGCAGCGCGTGTCGCCTTTGCCGTCGGTTACGAAAGCGCTTCTCAGTTCAGCCGTGAATATGCGCGCCAGTTCGGCCTGCCCCCGGCGCGCGACGCCGCGCGGCTTCTGGCAATGGGCGAGGCGCCTGCGCTGGAAGTTGACTGA
- a CDS encoding SDR family oxidoreductase, which yields MTKRKNALVTGANKGIGLETARRLAALGFKVWLGARDSKRGEAAAEALRSEGFDVEPLELDVTSDESVGAAVRTFAARTSSLDVLVNNAGVATGYVDALGPDGRYERPPSQEPLADMKAIYDVNVFGPIRVTQAFLPLLLGAPAARIVMLSSYLGSIARAVGGGVGESQSPNVMGYGSSKTALNAITVAFARELAPSGIMVNAAAPGYTATDLNGHKGHRTVQQAAEIVVRLATLDAGGPTGGYFDESGPLPW from the coding sequence ATGACGAAACGAAAGAATGCGCTGGTGACCGGCGCCAACAAGGGAATCGGCCTCGAGACCGCCCGGCGGCTGGCGGCGCTGGGGTTCAAGGTCTGGCTCGGCGCTCGGGATTCGAAGCGCGGCGAGGCCGCGGCCGAAGCATTGCGCAGCGAAGGTTTCGACGTCGAGCCGCTCGAGCTCGACGTCACCAGCGACGAGAGCGTGGGGGCCGCGGTCAGGACCTTCGCTGCGCGAACATCCAGTCTCGACGTGCTGGTCAACAATGCCGGTGTGGCCACCGGATATGTCGATGCGCTCGGCCCCGACGGCCGCTACGAGCGGCCGCCGAGCCAGGAACCTCTCGCGGACATGAAGGCCATCTATGACGTCAATGTCTTCGGTCCGATCCGCGTCACCCAGGCATTCCTGCCGCTGCTTCTGGGCGCACCCGCCGCCCGCATCGTCATGCTGAGCAGCTATCTCGGTTCGATCGCGCGCGCGGTTGGTGGCGGAGTTGGCGAAAGCCAGTCACCCAACGTCATGGGCTATGGCAGCTCGAAGACGGCGCTCAATGCCATTACGGTCGCTTTCGCCAGGGAGCTTGCGCCGAGCGGCATCATGGTCAATGCCGCCGCTCCCGGCTACACCGCGACCGACCTCAACGGGCACAAAGGTCACCGCACGGTGCAGCAGGCGGCCGAGATCGTCGTGCGCCTGGCGACGCTCGACGCGGGCGGGCCGACCGGCGGCTATTTCGACGAGAGTGGCCCGCTGCCCTGGTGA
- a CDS encoding 2-dehydro-3-deoxy-phosphogluconate aldolase, translated as MTSKTEKLLSLLNGQPVIPVLKIANVADAVPLARALSRGGLRAIEITLRTADALEAIRRVAAEVEDAVVGAGTILDAKQFDEAAAAGSKFIVSPGITGQLLNAAKDSPVPLLPGAITPGEIMAAREAGLRFLKFFPAEQSGGIASLKAFASPLADVKFCPTGGITAKNAADYLSLPNVICVGGSWVAPDDLIKAGKWDEIEALAREASKLAK; from the coding sequence ATGACCAGCAAGACCGAAAAGCTCCTGTCGCTCCTCAACGGCCAGCCGGTCATCCCGGTGCTCAAGATCGCCAACGTGGCCGACGCCGTGCCGCTTGCCCGCGCTCTGTCGCGCGGCGGCTTGAGGGCAATCGAGATCACGCTGCGCACCGCAGACGCGCTGGAGGCGATCCGCCGCGTCGCGGCCGAGGTCGAGGACGCCGTCGTCGGCGCCGGCACCATCCTCGATGCGAAACAATTCGATGAAGCAGCCGCCGCCGGTTCGAAATTCATCGTCAGTCCCGGCATCACCGGCCAGCTTCTGAACGCGGCGAAGGACAGCCCCGTGCCGCTGCTGCCGGGCGCCATCACGCCGGGCGAGATCATGGCCGCGCGCGAAGCCGGCCTGCGCTTCCTGAAATTCTTCCCGGCCGAGCAGTCGGGCGGCATCGCTTCGCTGAAGGCCTTCGCATCGCCGCTCGCAGACGTGAAGTTCTGCCCGACCGGCGGCATAACGGCCAAGAACGCCGCCGACTATCTCAGCCTGCCCAACGTCATCTGCGTCGGCGGCTCCTGGGTCGCGCCCGACGATCTCATCAAGGCCGGCAAGTGGGACGAGATCGAAGCGCTCGCGCGCGAGGCAAGCAAGCTCGCCAAATAG
- a CDS encoding rhodanese-related sulfurtransferase: MTTSTKIQPVRVAALYKFARLDGFEVLRAPLAAFCRGHGIKGTLLLAHEGINGTVAGSEEAIAALIDHIQAIEGLAGLEIKYSSAADMPFHRMKVRLKREIVTMGVDDLDPATSAGTYVAPADWNALISDADTVVIDTRNAYEVSIGTFRGAVDPKTASFREFPAWVQEHRDELEGRKVAMFCTGGIRCEKATAYVKSLGFGNVFHLKGGILKYLEDVPAEESLWQGECFVFDERVSVSHGLAEGDAELCRACRHPLTAEDRLSPKYTVGVSCPHCFDARSDEDRARYAERHRQVGLAQARGGRRHIGS, translated from the coding sequence ATGACAACGAGCACAAAAATTCAGCCGGTCCGCGTCGCTGCGCTCTACAAGTTTGCCCGGCTCGACGGCTTCGAGGTCTTGCGCGCGCCGCTTGCCGCCTTCTGCCGCGGACACGGCATCAAGGGCACGCTGCTTTTGGCGCATGAAGGCATCAACGGCACCGTCGCCGGCAGCGAGGAGGCGATCGCCGCGCTGATCGATCATATCCAGGCGATCGAAGGGCTTGCCGGGCTGGAAATCAAATACAGCAGCGCCGCCGATATGCCGTTCCATCGCATGAAGGTGCGGCTGAAGCGCGAGATCGTCACCATGGGCGTCGACGATCTCGATCCGGCGACCAGCGCCGGCACCTATGTCGCGCCGGCAGACTGGAATGCGCTGATCTCGGATGCCGATACGGTGGTGATCGACACACGCAACGCCTACGAAGTCTCGATCGGCACCTTCAGGGGCGCGGTCGATCCGAAGACCGCCAGCTTCCGTGAATTTCCGGCCTGGGTCCAAGAGCACCGCGACGAGCTCGAAGGCCGCAAGGTGGCGATGTTCTGCACTGGCGGCATACGCTGCGAGAAGGCGACTGCCTATGTTAAGTCGCTGGGCTTCGGCAACGTCTTCCATCTCAAGGGTGGCATCCTGAAATACCTTGAGGACGTGCCGGCCGAAGAGAGCCTGTGGCAGGGCGAGTGTTTCGTCTTCGACGAGCGGGTTTCGGTCTCGCATGGTTTGGCCGAAGGCGATGCCGAGCTCTGCCGCGCCTGCCGGCATCCGCTGACAGCCGAGGACCGGCTGTCGCCGAAATACACGGTCGGCGTTTCATGCCCGCACTGCTTCGATGCGCGCTCGGACGAGGATCGTGCCCGTTACGCCGAGCGACACCGCCAGGTGGGGCTGGCGCAAGCGCGCGGCGGCCGGCGCCACATCGGAAGCTAG
- a CDS encoding tellurite resistance TerB family protein, with protein MLDPKKLLDDLLGSQIPGTGSTVRDKAGQAVQMAKDNPLAAGALAAVLLGTGTGRQVTGAAIKLGGLAAIGGLAYKAYQNYKAGNAPAQEPVAGEPELLPPPKDTAFHPSQAPQGEAEFTLTLVRAMISAAKADGHVDDEERQKIADRLKLAGIGTEAEKFLMEELERPLDLDALIAGAKTDAQKLELYTASRLTIDPDTRTERGYLDLLAGRLGLPDALVDHVEATVAAAKVPAGAASDPQ; from the coding sequence ATGCTCGACCCCAAGAAGCTGCTCGACGACCTGCTCGGCTCGCAAATTCCTGGCACGGGATCGACCGTTCGTGACAAGGCGGGGCAAGCGGTACAGATGGCGAAGGACAACCCGCTCGCCGCCGGCGCGCTGGCCGCCGTGCTGCTCGGCACGGGCACCGGACGGCAGGTGACCGGAGCCGCCATCAAGCTCGGCGGCCTGGCGGCGATCGGCGGCCTCGCCTACAAGGCCTACCAGAACTACAAGGCCGGAAATGCACCGGCGCAGGAACCCGTGGCTGGCGAGCCGGAGTTGCTGCCGCCGCCCAAGGACACCGCCTTCCATCCCTCTCAAGCGCCGCAGGGCGAGGCCGAATTCACGCTGACGCTGGTGCGGGCGATGATCTCGGCCGCCAAGGCGGACGGCCATGTCGATGACGAGGAGCGGCAGAAGATCGCCGACAGGCTCAAGCTTGCCGGCATCGGCACGGAAGCGGAAAAGTTCCTGATGGAAGAACTCGAACGGCCGCTCGATCTCGACGCGCTGATCGCCGGCGCCAAGACCGATGCGCAGAAGCTCGAGCTCTACACCGCCTCGCGACTCACCATCGATCCAGACACCCGCACCGAGCGCGGTTATCTCGACCTGCTCGCCGGACGCCTCGGCCTGCCGGACGCGCTGGTCGATCATGTCGAGGCGACCGTCGCAGCGGCAAAAGTGCCGGCCGGAGCCGCATCCGATCCGCAGTAG
- a CDS encoding SDR family oxidoreductase — translation MTAMQEKTAIVTGAGTGIGKSVATALLRAGWNTVFCGRRKTLIEDAIAEAGKTSAKALAVACDISKADQVDDMFETVVEAFGRVDLLFNNAGMGYKSTLIDEIPVEVWNDVVGVNLTGSFLCARAAFGAMRRQKPMGGRIINNGSVSAYAPRPGSVPYTATKHAITGLTKTLALDGRPYDIACGQIDIGNALTEMAQPMTVGVPQANGSIAAEAVMDVQRVADAVLHMASLPLDANVLFMTVMATKMPFVGRG, via the coding sequence ATGACCGCCATGCAAGAGAAAACCGCCATCGTTACCGGAGCCGGCACCGGCATCGGCAAGAGCGTCGCCACGGCGCTGCTCAGGGCCGGCTGGAACACCGTGTTCTGCGGCCGCCGCAAGACGCTGATCGAGGACGCGATCGCCGAGGCCGGGAAGACCAGCGCCAAGGCGTTGGCGGTAGCGTGCGACATCAGCAAGGCCGACCAGGTCGACGACATGTTCGAGACCGTGGTGGAGGCCTTCGGTCGCGTCGACCTGCTCTTCAACAATGCCGGCATGGGCTACAAGTCGACGCTGATCGACGAGATCCCGGTCGAGGTCTGGAACGACGTCGTGGGCGTCAATCTCACCGGATCGTTCCTGTGCGCCCGCGCCGCCTTCGGCGCCATGCGCCGGCAGAAGCCGATGGGCGGCCGCATCATCAACAACGGATCGGTGTCTGCCTATGCGCCGCGCCCGGGCTCGGTGCCCTATACGGCGACAAAGCACGCCATCACCGGCCTGACCAAGACGCTGGCGCTCGACGGGCGGCCCTACGACATCGCCTGCGGCCAGATCGATATCGGCAATGCGCTGACCGAGATGGCGCAGCCGATGACCGTAGGCGTGCCGCAGGCCAACGGCTCCATCGCCGCCGAAGCGGTGATGGACGTCCAGCGCGTCGCCGACGCAGTCCTCCACATGGCAAGCCTGCCGCTCGACGCCAACGTGCTGTTCATGACCGTGATGGCGACGAAGATGCCGTTCGTCGGGCGCGGGTAA